A section of the Oryza sativa Japonica Group chromosome 1, ASM3414082v1 genome encodes:
- the LOC4327253 gene encoding calmodulin-binding transcription activator 4 isoform 2 (isoform 2 is encoded by transcript variant 2) produces the protein MQHQQGFDTHRLHQEVKSRWLKPKEVLQILQNHDRFIITHKTPHKPPSGAWFLFNRRVLRYFRNDGYEWRKKKNGKTIAEAHERLKVDNVDALNCYYAHADKNSTFQRRIYWMLDPAYDHIVFVHYRDVQEGSISVSALNDSSTSNQNGSGSRAEAQSSPGLTSELFAPCLNSCSPGSAEEVSSQIMAINNETNSVSQPDWVQHCNQAALRKLKVQLSLEDREDHDVDAKDIPSNSEPITVYGIQNEEPGTCRNLADVFSGLEFSKENHPEETGLPFSSTIDVLKNSDTWLEEDQIEAILHSASMIVTENQWFNIREVSPEWSYCSESTKVIIAGDFLRDPSHGSWAIVFGDVKVHAEIVQQGVIRCHTPCLDARKVTMYLIDENEKACSEARQFEFHNKPTKSVVCENRKPCREVHESELHQRPTESNNELLLLFNYAQLLFDGHVSEQFLKFGLPFPNLECGLQVSPSEIMKGASERLNRDTAVNCVMEVLLNNKFEEWLFSKYEQNSEGNHFLPRQYHGVIHTIAALGYNWALKLLLNSGVLVNYRDANGWTALHWAARFGREETVVLLLDAGAAAGALSDPTAQDPAAKTPASVASAYGFKGLSAYLSEAELIAHLHSLESKENGSSGDQISRVVGRISDTSAHAQSGSDDQLALKESLGAMRYAVQAAGRIQTAFRIFSFRKKQQAGLQNRGNHIISIREVGAASHGMLEKAALSIQKNFRCWKKRKEFLKIRKNVIKIQARVRAHQQHNKYKELLRSVGILEKVMLRWYRKGVGLRGFHPGAIAMPIDEEDEDDVAKVFRKQRVETALNKAVSRVSSIIDSPVARQQYRRMLKMHKQNKDDDEK, from the exons ATGCAGCACCAGCAAG GATTTGATACACACAGGCTACACCAGGAAGTAAAATCGCGGTGGTTAAAGCCTAAAGAGGTTCTGCAGATATTGCAGAATCATGATCGGTTCATCATCACACATAAGACTCCTCATAAGCCACCGA GTGGTGCTTGGTTTCTTTTCAACCGTAGAGTTCTTCGGTACTTCAGAAATGATGGGTATGAATGGCGAAAAAAGAAGAATGGGAAGACTATTGCTGAAGCCCATGAGCGCCTTAAG GTTGATAATGTTGATGCACTGAATTGCTACTATGCACACGCAGACAAAAACTCTACATTTCAGAGGCGTATATATTGGATGCTTGATCC GGCTTATGATCACATAGTTTTTGTCCACTACAGAGATGTTCAAGAG GGCAGCATTTCAGTATCAGCACTGAATGATTCATCAACATCCAATCAGAATGGCAGTGGTAGCAGAGCTGAGGCTCAAAGTTCACCCGGATTGACTAGCGAGCTATTTGCCCCATGTCTTAATTCATGCAGTCCAGGATCTGCGGAAGAAGTTAGTTCCCAGATTATGGCCATAAACAACGAAACAAATAGCGTTAGTCAACCTGATTGGGTTCAACATTGTAATCAGGCAGCGCTGCGAAAACTTAAGGTGCAGCTGAGTCTGGAAGATAGGGAAGATCATGATGTCGATGCCAAAGATATTCCATCAAACAGTGAACCTATCACTGTGTATGGGATTCAGAATGAAGAACCAGGCACTTGTAGAAATCTTGCAGATGTTTTTAGTGGACTGGAGTTCAGCAAAGAAAATCATCCTGAAGAAACCGGACTCCCTTTTTCCAGCACTATTGATGTGCTGAAAAATTCAG ACACTTGGTTGGAGGAGGATCAGATTGAAGCAATTCTGCATTCAGCATCTATGATAGTGACTGAAAACCAATGGTTCAATATTCGTGAGGTTTCCCCAGAATGGTCCTATTGTTCTGAAAGTACAAAG GTTATCATTGCAGGAGACTTCCTTCGTGATCCCTCTCATGGTTCATGGGCAATAGTATTTGGCGATGTTAAGGTACATGCAGAAATTGTTCAGCAAGGTGTCATTCGTTGCCATACTCCATGCCTTGATGCTAGAAAAGTGACAATGTACTTGATTGATGAAAATGAGAAAGCCTGCAGTGAAGCACGACAATTCGAATTCCATAATAAGCCTACCAAAAGTGTGGTTTGTGAGAACAGGAAACCCTGCAGAGAAGTACATGAATCTGAACTCCATCAGAGGCCTACTGAAAGCAACAATGAGCTATTGTTGCTTTTTAACTATGCTCAGTTGCTTTTCGATGGTCATGTTTCTGAGCAATTTTTAAAGTTTGGCTTGCCATTCCCAAATCTTGAATGCGGACTCCAAGTTAGCCCATCTGAAATTATGAAGGGGGCATCTGAGCGGCTGAACCGTGACACCGCAGTAAATTGTGTCATGGAAGTACTGCTTAACAACAAGTTTGAAGAGTGGCTGTTTTCTAAATATGAACAAAATAGTGAAGGGAATCATTTTCTCCCTAGGCAATACCATGGTGTTATACATACAATTGCTGCCTTGGGGTACAACTGGGCTTTGAAACTTCTGCTTAATTCAGGTGTACTTGTAAACTACCGTGATGCAAATGGATGGACTGCTTTACATTGGGCTGCACGATTTGGCAG GGAAGAGACGGTAGTGCTCCTTCTTGATGCAGGTGCCGCAGCTGGTGCACTGTCAGACCCAACAGCACAAGATCCTGCTGCCAAAACACCTGCTTCAGTAGCTTCTGCATATGGTTTCAAGGGCCTTTCTGCGTATCTTTCAGAAGCAGAACTAATAGCTCATCTTCATTCTCTCGAATCAAAAGAAAACGGGTCTTCTGGAGATCAAATATCAAGAGTTGTGGGCAGAATATCAGACACATCTGCCCATGCACAAAGTGGTAGCGATGATCAGCTTGCACTGAAGGAATCCCTAGGAGCTATGCGATATGCTGTTCAAGCTGCCGGGCGCATACAAACTGCCTTCCGTATTTTTTCCTTCAGGAAGAAACAACAAGCAGGTCTTCAGAATAGAGGTAACCACATTATATCCATTCGTGAGGTAGGTGCTGCTTCACACGGTATGCTTGAGAAAGCCGCGTTATCTATCCAGAAGAACTTCAGGTGCTGGAAGAAACGCAAAGAATTTCTGAAAATACGCAAAAATGTCATCAAGATACAG GCGCGTGTCAGAGCTCATCAACAACATAACAAGTACAAGGAGTTACTTCGAAGTGTGGGCATCCTTGAGAAGGTCATGCTTAGATGGTACCGAAAGGGTGTTGGTTTACGAGGATTCCACCCTGGGGCAATAGCAATGCCAATCGATGAAGAGGACGAAGATGACGTAGCCAAGGTTTTCCGGAAGCAAAGAGTGGAAACAGCTCTCAACAAAGCTGTTTCAAGGGTATCATCGATCATCGACAGTCCTGTCGCGAGACAGCAATACCGAAGGATGCTCAAAATGCACAAACAAAACAAG GATGATGATGAAAAGTAG
- the LOC9271250 gene encoding CBS domain-containing protein CBSCBSPB1, which produces MDGGVGGAHSSRRSVSSSTGSRRRAGPTENGHHDAAAAAAGRRSSASISRASQQSMTGERTVKRLRLSKALTIPDHTTVYEACRRMAARRVDAVLLTDSNALLCGILTDKDITTRVIARELKLEETPVSKVMTRNPLFVLSDTLAVEALQKMVQGKFRHLPVVENGEVIALLDIAKCLYDAIARMERAAEKGKAIAAAVEGVEKHWGASVSGPNTFIETLRERMFRPSLSTIISENSKVVTVAPTDTVLTASKKMLEVKVSSAVVAIENKPGGILTSRDILMRVIAQNLPPESTTVEKVMTQTPECATVDTPILDALHTMHDGKFLHLPVLDKDGNVVTVVDVLHITHAAIATVGNSAGSGSEATSAMMQRFWDSAMSIGPLDDDDDSRSEGSTKVASEATDVGRSAFYPASGLSNTFGFKIQDKQGRMHRFNCETSSLTELITSILQRLGDDIDRKNLPQILYEDEDHDKVILSSDSDLVAAVDHARQIGWKSLKLHLDYAGVGRRKRGGGGTSDFEYAGKDAWASAYSAVAAGAALVAGLGVMAYLKRAG; this is translated from the exons ATGGATGGCGGCGTGGGAGGCGCGCACAGCTCGCGGAGGAGCGTGTCCTCGTCGACCGGATCCAGGAGGAGGGCCGGGCCCACGGAGAACGGccaccacgacgccgccgctgccgccgccggcaggagGTCCTCCGCTTCCATCTCCCGCGCCTCGCAGCA GTCGATGACCGGGGAGAGGACCGTGAAGAGGTTAAGATTGTCCAAGGCACTGACGATTCCGGATCACACAACCGTCTACGAGGCTTGTCGGAGGATGGCTGCACGCAGGGTGGACGCTGTGTTGCTGACCGACTCCAATGCTTTGCTGTGCGGGATCCTTACTGACAAG GACATAACCACAAGAGTAATTGCTCGCGAATTGAAGCTAGAAGAGACACCTGTTTCAAAGGTCATGACAAGAAATCCTCTCTTTGTTCTGTCTGACACACTCGCGGTCGAGGCATTGCAGAAGATGGTGCAAG GTAAGTTCAGACATTTACCTGTCGTGGAGAACGGTGAAGTCATTGCACTGCTCGACATAGCCAAGTGCCTGTATGATGCTATTGCGCGAATGGAAAGGGCAGCCGAGAAAGGAAAAgccattgctgctgctgttgaggGTGTAGAGAAGCACTGGGGAGCTTCTGTGTCTG GTCCTAATACTTTTATTGAGACTCTTCGAGAGCGGATGTTTAGGCCATCACTATCTACCATTATTTCTGAGAATTCAAA AGTGGTGACTGTTGCACCAACTGACACAGTGTTGACGGCATCAAAAAAGATGCTTGAAGTTAAAGTAAGTTCAGCGGTTGTAGCAATTGAAAACAAGCCTGGGGGGATTCTGAC CTCTAGAGATATTTTGATGCGTGTTATAGCCCAGAATCTCCCACCTGAATCTACTACTGTTGAGAAG GTCATGACCCAGACTCCTGAATGTGCCACGGTTGACACTCCAATCCTTGATGCCCTCCATACAATGCACGACGGAAAGTTTTTACATTTGCCTGTCTTAGACAAGG ATGGAAATGTTGTAACTGTAGTTGATGTCCTTCACATAACCCATGCTGCAATTGCAACT GTTGGAAACAGCGCGGGATCTGGATCTGAGGCGACATCAGCTATGATGCAGAGATTTTGGGATTCAGCAATGTCCATTGGACctcttgatgatgatgatgactccAGAAG TGAAGGATCAACTAAAGTGGCGTCTGAGGCAACAGATGTAGGAAGATCAGCTTTTTATCCGGCTTCTGGTTTGTCCAACACATTCGGGTTCAAGATTCAAGACAAACAAGGCAGGATGCACAGATTTAACTGCG AAACGAGCAGCTTGACAGAGTTGATAACCAGCATTCTACAGAGGCTTGGCGATGACATCGATAGAAAAAACCTACCACAAATTTTG TATGAAGATGAGGATCATGATAAGGTCATACTTTCATCGGACAGTGACCTTGTAGCTGCTGTGGACCATGCAAGGCAAATCGGTTGGAAG AGCTTGAAGTTGCACTTGGATTACGCCGGTGTTGGTCGCCGGAAGAGAGGCGGTGGTGGCACTTCAGACTTCGAGTACGCTGGAAAGGATGCGTGGGCTTCAGCCTACAGCGCTGTGGCTGCAGGAGCAGCTCTTGTTGCAGGCCTTGGCGTGATGGCTTACCTGAAGAGAGCAGGCTAG
- the LOC4327253 gene encoding calmodulin-binding transcription activator 4 isoform 1 (isoform 1 is encoded by transcript variant 1), translating into MQHQQGFDTHRLHQEVKSRWLKPKEVLQILQNHDRFIITHKTPHKPPSGAWFLFNRRVLRYFRNDGYEWRKKKNGKTIAEAHERLKVDNVDALNCYYAHADKNSTFQRRIYWMLDPAYDHIVFVHYRDVQEGSISVSALNDSSTSNQNGSGSRAEAQSSPGLTSELFAPCLNSCSPGSAEEVSSQIMAINNETNSVSQPDWVQHCNQAALRKLKVQLSLEDREDHDVDAKDIPSNSEPITVYGIQNEEPGTCRNLADVFSGLEFSKENHPEETGLPFSSTIDVLKNSDTWLEEDQIEAILHSASMIVTENQWFNIREVSPEWSYCSESTKVIIAGDFLRDPSHGSWAIVFGDVKVHAEIVQQGVIRCHTPCLDARKVTMYLIDENEKACSEARQFEFHNKPTKSVVCENRKPCREVHESELHQRPTESNNELLLLFNYAQLLFDGHVSEQFLKFGLPFPNLECGLQVSPSEIMKGASERLNRDTAVNCVMEVLLNNKFEEWLFSKYEQNSEGNHFLPRQYHGVIHTIAALGYNWALKLLLNSGVLVNYRDANGWTALHWAARFGREETVVLLLDAGAAAGALSDPTAQDPAAKTPASVASAYGFKGLSAYLSEAELIAHLHSLESKENGSSGDQISRVVGRISDTSAHAQSGSDDQLALKESLGAMRYAVQAAGRIQTAFRIFSFRKKQQAGLQNRGNHIISIREVGAASHGMLEKAALSIQKNFRCWKKRKEFLKIRKNVIKIQARVRAHQQHNKYKELLRSVGILEKVMLRWYRKGVGLRGFHPGAIAMPIDEEDEDDVAKVFRKQRVETALNKAVSRVSSIIDSPVARQQYRRMLKMHKQNKDDDEKVEVSPASHVYGSGSHHMCWLSHNNKAMH; encoded by the exons ATGCAGCACCAGCAAG GATTTGATACACACAGGCTACACCAGGAAGTAAAATCGCGGTGGTTAAAGCCTAAAGAGGTTCTGCAGATATTGCAGAATCATGATCGGTTCATCATCACACATAAGACTCCTCATAAGCCACCGA GTGGTGCTTGGTTTCTTTTCAACCGTAGAGTTCTTCGGTACTTCAGAAATGATGGGTATGAATGGCGAAAAAAGAAGAATGGGAAGACTATTGCTGAAGCCCATGAGCGCCTTAAG GTTGATAATGTTGATGCACTGAATTGCTACTATGCACACGCAGACAAAAACTCTACATTTCAGAGGCGTATATATTGGATGCTTGATCC GGCTTATGATCACATAGTTTTTGTCCACTACAGAGATGTTCAAGAG GGCAGCATTTCAGTATCAGCACTGAATGATTCATCAACATCCAATCAGAATGGCAGTGGTAGCAGAGCTGAGGCTCAAAGTTCACCCGGATTGACTAGCGAGCTATTTGCCCCATGTCTTAATTCATGCAGTCCAGGATCTGCGGAAGAAGTTAGTTCCCAGATTATGGCCATAAACAACGAAACAAATAGCGTTAGTCAACCTGATTGGGTTCAACATTGTAATCAGGCAGCGCTGCGAAAACTTAAGGTGCAGCTGAGTCTGGAAGATAGGGAAGATCATGATGTCGATGCCAAAGATATTCCATCAAACAGTGAACCTATCACTGTGTATGGGATTCAGAATGAAGAACCAGGCACTTGTAGAAATCTTGCAGATGTTTTTAGTGGACTGGAGTTCAGCAAAGAAAATCATCCTGAAGAAACCGGACTCCCTTTTTCCAGCACTATTGATGTGCTGAAAAATTCAG ACACTTGGTTGGAGGAGGATCAGATTGAAGCAATTCTGCATTCAGCATCTATGATAGTGACTGAAAACCAATGGTTCAATATTCGTGAGGTTTCCCCAGAATGGTCCTATTGTTCTGAAAGTACAAAG GTTATCATTGCAGGAGACTTCCTTCGTGATCCCTCTCATGGTTCATGGGCAATAGTATTTGGCGATGTTAAGGTACATGCAGAAATTGTTCAGCAAGGTGTCATTCGTTGCCATACTCCATGCCTTGATGCTAGAAAAGTGACAATGTACTTGATTGATGAAAATGAGAAAGCCTGCAGTGAAGCACGACAATTCGAATTCCATAATAAGCCTACCAAAAGTGTGGTTTGTGAGAACAGGAAACCCTGCAGAGAAGTACATGAATCTGAACTCCATCAGAGGCCTACTGAAAGCAACAATGAGCTATTGTTGCTTTTTAACTATGCTCAGTTGCTTTTCGATGGTCATGTTTCTGAGCAATTTTTAAAGTTTGGCTTGCCATTCCCAAATCTTGAATGCGGACTCCAAGTTAGCCCATCTGAAATTATGAAGGGGGCATCTGAGCGGCTGAACCGTGACACCGCAGTAAATTGTGTCATGGAAGTACTGCTTAACAACAAGTTTGAAGAGTGGCTGTTTTCTAAATATGAACAAAATAGTGAAGGGAATCATTTTCTCCCTAGGCAATACCATGGTGTTATACATACAATTGCTGCCTTGGGGTACAACTGGGCTTTGAAACTTCTGCTTAATTCAGGTGTACTTGTAAACTACCGTGATGCAAATGGATGGACTGCTTTACATTGGGCTGCACGATTTGGCAG GGAAGAGACGGTAGTGCTCCTTCTTGATGCAGGTGCCGCAGCTGGTGCACTGTCAGACCCAACAGCACAAGATCCTGCTGCCAAAACACCTGCTTCAGTAGCTTCTGCATATGGTTTCAAGGGCCTTTCTGCGTATCTTTCAGAAGCAGAACTAATAGCTCATCTTCATTCTCTCGAATCAAAAGAAAACGGGTCTTCTGGAGATCAAATATCAAGAGTTGTGGGCAGAATATCAGACACATCTGCCCATGCACAAAGTGGTAGCGATGATCAGCTTGCACTGAAGGAATCCCTAGGAGCTATGCGATATGCTGTTCAAGCTGCCGGGCGCATACAAACTGCCTTCCGTATTTTTTCCTTCAGGAAGAAACAACAAGCAGGTCTTCAGAATAGAGGTAACCACATTATATCCATTCGTGAGGTAGGTGCTGCTTCACACGGTATGCTTGAGAAAGCCGCGTTATCTATCCAGAAGAACTTCAGGTGCTGGAAGAAACGCAAAGAATTTCTGAAAATACGCAAAAATGTCATCAAGATACAG GCGCGTGTCAGAGCTCATCAACAACATAACAAGTACAAGGAGTTACTTCGAAGTGTGGGCATCCTTGAGAAGGTCATGCTTAGATGGTACCGAAAGGGTGTTGGTTTACGAGGATTCCACCCTGGGGCAATAGCAATGCCAATCGATGAAGAGGACGAAGATGACGTAGCCAAGGTTTTCCGGAAGCAAAGAGTGGAAACAGCTCTCAACAAAGCTGTTTCAAGGGTATCATCGATCATCGACAGTCCTGTCGCGAGACAGCAATACCGAAGGATGCTCAAAATGCACAAACAAAACAAG GATGATGATGAAAAAGTAGAAGTTTCTCCAGCATCTCATGTTTATGGCAGTGGCAGTCATCACATGTGTTGGCTAAGCCACAACAACAAAGCAATGCACTAG
- the LOC4327249 gene encoding uncharacterized protein, which yields MAPPAASTDWGPIIVAVILFVVLSPGLLFQLPARARVVEFGNMATSAIAILVHAVIFFCLLTIFVVAIGVHVYAA from the coding sequence atggcgccgccggcggcgagcacggaCTGGGGGCCGATCATCGTGGCGGTGATCCTGTTCGTGGTGCTGTCGCCGGGGCTGCTGTTCCAGctgccggcgagggcgagggtgGTGGAGTTCGGCAACATGGCAACCAGCGCCATCGCCATCCTCGTCCACGCCGTCATCTTCTTCTGCCTCCTCACCAtcttcgtcgtcgccatcggcgTCCACGTTTACGCCGCCTAA